The proteins below come from a single Mus musculus strain C57BL/6J chromosome 5, GRCm38.p6 C57BL/6J genomic window:
- the Lap3 gene encoding cytosol aminopeptidase — MYLLPLPAAARVALRRLGVRGLWDRGLSTADMTKGLVLGIYAKDKDDDLPQFTSAGESFNKLVSGKLREMLNISGPPLKAGKTRTFYGLHQDFPSVVVVGLGKRSAGVDDQENWHEGKENIRAAVAAGCRQVQDLELPSVEVDPCGDAQAAAEGAVLGLYEYDDLKQKKKVAVSAKLHGSGDLEAWEKGVLFASGQNLARHLMESPANEMTPTRFAEIIEKNLKSASSKTKVHIRPKSWIEEQEMGSFLSVAKGSEEPPVFLEIHYMGSPNATEAPLVFVGKGITFDSGGISIKASANMDLMRADMGGAATICSAIVSAAKLNLPINIIGLAPLCENMPSGKANKPGDVVRARNGKTIQVDNTDAEGRLILADALCYAHTFNPKVIINAATLTGAMDVALGSGATGVFTNSSWLWNKLFEASVETGDRVWRMPLFEHYTRQVIDCQLADVNNLGKYRSAGACTAAAFLREFVTHTKWAHLDIAGVMTNKDEIPYLRKGMSGRPTRTLIEFLLRFSKDSS, encoded by the exons ATGTACTTGCTGCCCCTTCCGGCTGCCGCGCGAGTCGCGCTCCGCCGCCTGGGAGTGAGAGGTCTCTGGGATCGGGGTCTGTCCACCGCAGACATGACGAAG ggcctTGTTTTAGGAATTTATGCCAAAGACAAAGATGATGACCTGCCACAATTTACAAGTGCGGGAGAGAGTTTTAATAAGTTGGTGTCTGGAAAGCTGAGGGAAATGTTGAACAT ATCTGGACCTCCTCTCAAAGCAGGCAAAACCAGAACCTTCTATGGTCTGCATCAG GACTTCCCCAGCGTGGTGGTGGTCGGCCTTGGCAAGCGATCGGCTGGAGTTGATGACCAGGAAAACTGGCACGAAGGCAAAGAAAACATCAGAGCTGCTGTTGCAG CGGGATGCAGGCAGGTCCAAGACCTGGAGCTGCCGTCGGTGGAGGTGGATCCCTGTGGAGATGCGCAAGCTGCTGCAGAAGGAGCTGTGCTTGGTCTCTATGAGTACGATGACctgaagcagaagaagaaggtgGCTGTGTCGGCGAAGCTCCACGGAAG CGGTGATCTCGAGGCCTGGGAGAAAGGGGTCCTCTTTGCTTCTGGACAGAACTTGGCCCGTCATCTGATGGAGTCTCCAGCCAATGAGATGACACCAACCAGATTCGCTGAAATCATTGAAAAAAACCTCAAAAGTGCCAGTAGTAAAACCAAGGTCCATATCAg ACCCAAGTCCTGGATAGAGGAACAAGAAATGGGTTCGTTCCTAAGTGTAGCCAAGGGGTCTGAAGAACCACCAGTCTTCTTGGAAATCCACTACATGGGCAGCCCCAATGCAACCGAGGCACCCCTGGTGTTTGTGGGGAAGGGCATTACCTTTGACAG TGGAGGTATCTCCATCAAGGCTTCTGCAAACATGGACCTCATGAGGGCTGATATGGGAGGAGCAGCAACAATATGCTCGGCCATTGTGTCTGCGGCAAAGCTCAACTTGCCCATTAACATCATTG GTTTGGCCCCTCTTTGTGAAAATATGCCTAGCGGCAAGGCCAACAAGCCAGGGGATGTCGTCAGAGCCAGGAATGGGAAGACCATCCAG GTTGATAACACTGACGCCGAGGGGAGGCTCATCCTGGCCGATGCACTCTGTtatgcacacacctttaatcccaaggtCATCATCAATGCTGCCACCTTAACAG GTGCCATGGATGTAGCCCTGGGGTCAGGTGCCACTGGAGTCTTTACCAATTCGTCCTGGCTGTGGAACAAACTATTTGAG GCCAGCGTAGAAACTGGGGACCGAGTCTGGAGGATGCCCCTCTTTGAGCATTATACAAGACAAGTCATAGATTGCCAGCTTGCTGATGTCAACAATCTTGGAAAATACAG ATCTGCAGGTGCGTGTACAGCTGCCGCATTCCTGCGAGAGTTTGTGACACATACGAAGTGGGCACACTTAGACATAGCAGGAGTGATGACCAACAAAGATGAGATTCCCTACCTGCGGAAGGGGATGAGTGGGCGGCCCACGAGGACTCTGATTGAGTTCTTACTTCGATTCAGTAAAGACAGTTCTTAG
- the Med28 gene encoding mediator of RNA polymerase II transcription subunit 28, with the protein MAASLGGMFTGQPPGPPPPPPGLPGQASLLQAAPGAPRPSNSTLVDELESSFEACFASLVSQDYVNGTDQEEIRTGVDQCIQKFLDIARQTECFFLQKRLQLSVQKPDQVIKEDVSELRSELQRKDALVQKHLTKLRHWQQVLEDINVQHKKPADMPQGSLAFLEQASANIPAPLKQT; encoded by the exons ATGGCGGCGTCCCTGGGAGGGATGTTCACTGGGCAGCCTCCAGgtcccccgccgccgccgcccgggCTCCCAGGCCAGGCGTCGCTTCTGCAAGCAGCCCCTGGGGCCCCGAGACCATCTAACAGCACTTTGGTGGACGAGTTGGAGTCATCCTTCGAG GCTTGCTTTGCTTCCCTTGTGAGTCAGGATTATGTCAATGGGACTGATCAGGAAGAAATTCGAACTG gtgTTGATCAGTGTATCCAGAAGTTTTTGGACATTGCAAGACAGACAGAATGTTTTTTCCTACAAAAAAGGTTGCAGTTATCTGTCCAGAAACCAGATCAAGTTATCAAAGAG GATGTCTCGGAACTAAGGAGTGAACTGCAGCGGAAGGATGCGCTGGTCCAGAAGCACTTGACAAAGCTGAGGCATTGGCAGCAGGTGCTGGAGGACATCAATGTGCAGCACAAGAAGCCGGCTGACATGCCTCAGGGATCCTTGGCCTTCCTCGAGCAGGCGTCTGCCAACATTCCTGCACCTCTGAAGCAGACCTAA